The Prevotella sp. E2-28 genome includes the window TCCTTAGCATCGAGATAGAACTCGCAGGCATAGCCCTTTTCGTGAGCCAAGTTGTTTGCAAAGAGGCTGGCAGCATAGTTACCACCTACTTTATATTTACCAGTACCCAGAGGAGCACTGCGGTCGTAGTCGCGAACGATGACATAAGGATTGCTAGAGAAACCGCCCTTGAAGTAAGGACCTACTGGGGTAACGAAGATCAGGAAGCAGTATTCCTTAGCAGGATGAACACCAACCTGAGCGCTAGTACCAATGAGCAAAGGGCGGATGTAAAGGGTGGCACCGCTCTCGTAAGTGGGAATCCACTCCTGATTCAGGCGTACAACCTTATTAACCATCTCTGTGAAGAGTTCTGTGGGAACCTCGGGCATCATAATGCCGCGGCAGGTGCTCTGCAGGCGCTCTGCATTATCCTTTACACGGAATGTACGTACCTTACCGTCCTTGCAGCGATAAGCTTTCAGACCTTCGAAAGCCTCCTGTCCGTAGTGCAGACAGGTAGCTGCCATATGTATTTTCAGATATTCGTCAGAACAAACTTCAATTTCTCCC containing:
- a CDS encoding branched-chain amino acid aminotransferase, producing the protein MKDLDWKNLSFGYRPTDYNVRCYYRDGKWGEIEVCSDEYLKIHMAATCLHYGQEAFEGLKAYRCKDGKVRTFRVKDNAERLQSTCRGIMMPEVPTELFTEMVNKVVRLNQEWIPTYESGATLYIRPLLIGTSAQVGVHPAKEYCFLIFVTPVGPYFKGGFSSNPYVIVRDYDRSAPLGTGKYKVGGNYAASLFANNLAHEKGYACEFYLDAKEKKYIDECGAANFFGIKDNTYVTPKSTSILPSITNRSLMQVAEDLGMKVERRQIPEEELETFEEAGACGTAAVISPISYIDDLDTGKRYSFGDQPGPISKKLYDTLRGIQYGEIEDKHGWTSVVIE